From Strix aluco isolate bStrAlu1 chromosome 5, bStrAlu1.hap1, whole genome shotgun sequence:
ATGTTCCTGGACTGGCCTTCCTCTCCCTTTGGCCTCCTGCACGCCTCTCGCTTTATGACTGGGGTACATGGTGGAAACAAAAGCTTGCAGCAGTGTTGATTAAGGTCCTTTATTCTGGTTAGTTAGGCCATGCCTCTTAGAAAGAGGCACACAATCTTATATAAAGACTTTTAAGTGAAGAAGAAACCACTGTAAAGATAATTAACAAATTAAACTTAACAGGTTACACATGTATATACGTCATGGCTAATGCAATTTGTGTAACTTCAGCTTCCAAACACAGCATTTGTCAAGTGAAGGAGCACTGCATGACTTGAAATCTCCCCCTGTAGGTCCTCATACACCACAATTTGTcaatttttaatcttcttttgaATAGCAAGAAAATTCATCCTTTTAGCTCTTCTTCTTTCACTTATTTACATCAGTCCCAAAATCCTTTCTACTTTATACTTGAAAGGGAGTCTTGACAGATGTTTGACCTGGACAGAGTGGGCACGGGAACCACTGCGGGCAATGGCAGTCCCATTTTTTGCACACACATTTAGGGACCGTGCTGTACTTTTTAAGAGCAGCACTGCAGTGAGAACTCACATGCAGATGCCCATCTACCACAGCCTCTAATTTATCTTCTAAATAACTGTTTTCCATAGCGTGTAATTTCCACAATTCAGTAGGACGCCTCCTACATTTTGATCCCCAGAAGTCTTACACTGCATTTGGTATATTAAAGTACAGGCTGTTGAAGCAAGCCCAGGTTATTATGACATCCAAAAATCAGTCTGTGGAATTAGCTATCCTTACTATAAtttattaaacaaataatttttgtgCCACCTGCAAAGTTCAGCAGCCATAAATCTGTATTACTCTCCCAACTAATTGTTAAGGAAACTGAGGCTACAAACAAGATCCTTGTCTGACTCCACTAGACACCCTGCTCAAACACTGgtgcaaaactgttttttttttccagccttctgGAGTTTACCCCTATACCAAGATCTGACAAACAGCAGTAACAAAGGCTCTGAGAGCATCAAGGTCAAGCCTTTTAAAACTTATATAAAAGTCACCTGGTCCTGCAGACTGATTTCAAGTATAAAGGCAAACAACACAGCTGCAATGAAGaattttcattctgaaacaaTTCCCTGTTTTAAATGAACTTTTAACTGTGGCATGTAATAACCTCTCTCTTATGGCTGCTTTGACTCCAAAGAACTAGCAACTGAGTAACATGaaaccagttttaaaaacaggttcAAAACAGGTCCAGGGAAAACCTGGGGAACCACAGAAAGACCACATAAATTGGTAAGGACTATGAAAGACAACAGAGTATGTCAGCACATGTACAAACATGGCATATTTTTGTGATGAAAGGAAGAGAGTAAGGTAGGACCAACACACCTATTTCAAGTAATTTTTCGCAAAACTACTAGAGTTCTCCAAAGAAGTAAAGAATAATGCGTACCATGGACATTTTCATTAACGAAGTCCACTTGGATTTCCAAAAGACATTAGATAATCTGTCATtcataaatcttaaaaaaactaAACTCTGAGAGGATAAAAATAAATGCCCTTGCAAGGATAAATAATTAGAAACAGATGGTAGGAGAATACTGTCAGTTTTCCAAGTGGAGAGAGGTCAATGGTGGAGTCCTGCAGGGATCTGTGCTGGAACTTGGGAGCTGCTCACTTATTTATAAATGAGCTGGAAAACGGGGTAAATGGTAAGGTTACAAAGTTTGCTGCTGATACTTGTTCAGGGTAGCTAAGATAAGGGCTGACTATGAAGAAAGACTTAACAATACTGAGTGACTAGGcaataaaaaggcaaattaaagtcAGTGTAGATAAACAAATACGAAGTAGTttctttgagggaaaaaaaacctagcTACACAAAGTGATGTGCTCTAAGGTGTCTACTACCTCTTCAGGACTGAGATCTTGGGGTTATAATAGGTAGTTCTGTGAAAACATCAGCCCACTGTTCACTAACAGTGAAAAGTGAGTATTAGAAATTACTAGGAAAGGAACAAAGAATGAAAGACAGAATATTATTATGCCACTGTATAAACAACTGGTTTTTCTGTCTTGACTATTGTGTGTAGTTCTGGTCCCATCACCTCTGGAAGGATACAGTAGACTAGAAAtggctgcgggcagggcagcAGGGATGATCACAGGCATGGTACAACCTAACAACTAAGGAATGACTAAGAAGCCAAAGATTCATCAGGTCTCAAAAACAGTTAACTAAGTGGATACAGCAAAGGTGTAATCAGGACAAGAACAGGGAAGGTGTCTGAGAGTCCCCAGTTCACAGTGTCTTCTAGTACATGAGCTGGGGGGATCAAATGAAATGGGCAGGTACAAggtttaaaacataaaaaacctACTGAACCTTCACACAACACATATTAAGCTGTGAAACTCCTTGCTCTGTAAACGCTAAAAGTTTACATAGGTTCAAAAAATGACCaaagtcataaaaaagaaattccaGCAAGAGCTTTTAAACGCCAAGACTTATCTCAAGAAATCCCTAAACACAAGTGCTGAAGGACAGAGAGTACTGAGGGCAAAATGAGCTTTTGCTACTCTGATGCTTCTATGGGCTAACGTTATAAACCACTGTCAGAGATCACTGGACTAGATTGGTCTGTGGTTTGACAAAGTACAGAGGTTTTACATTGTTTTGTTCAACTGTCCTCTTATTGTGGGCACAGGCTTAGGCATCTCCAGCAAAACACATATGTTGGTTTCATCCTACTTGTCCATAGGACACTTCCAcacctttcttttgctttctctactTTTCATGGAACTTTCCTTCTACTTTCCTGTAACTTGCAACATcctagtaaagaaaaaaagaaatgacaaatgtctaataatgaaaaaaatcacaacagaacTGAAACGTTCAATTTATTTAACTTATAAATTAATGAATCTCAAGAAATACCTTTAATTGTGAGGTTTCTTGCAAATTTTAAATGTAGGGTAGTAAAAAGCAGTAATACCTAATTTCTAATGCTTTCACTAAGTGTTTGTGTTCATGCAGCTGCTCAAATTCGCTAAGTGTACATGCAAGTGTACATATAATTTTGAAACTGCAGAAGGGGAGGCTAGGGGATGGAGAACGAGGCTGCCAACACCGGCTCTCAAGATATCAAGTGTACCCTGACAGCATTATGCACACGGAACAAAACCAGCAGTCTAAGCCATGGCAAAATTGTAAGGGAGTCTAATGTATGTTGTCCTCATATACACAAAGGAAATAGCTTTTTTCCTAGGATTTTTCTGCTTAATCATAGACATGATTAGACAGCAACAAGGATTGAAAAGGCATGTGTCCAAGATATTGTTTatcttttccttatttaaaaaacctCTTCAAAACAAGAGCTATATCATGCTGACAATTTATAATGACTCATGCAGGACAGAATGTGAtcaaaagctttcttttaaaaaaaattgttcttgagCTTTTATTTGCAGTCCTAAATCAAGCATGATCCCACGTCAGAAAACTGCTTCTAAGGAGACTTAAATTACATCAATTTTAAGTATTATTGTATGATCTAACTGAATGCTAACACTACTAAGGTACATAATAGCAAGCAAAATCAAAGCTATACTCACatacttgtttattttactacttcAGGTTCAATCTTGTTCCTGTACTACACAGAACTACATGCATATGTAGGTGACATTACTGTATTGTTATTTGTGAGAAAAGCATCTTAAGCTTATTATTGCCTATTACTTATACTCtcaaaacagtaaaataataaCAGAAGTAGGTCGTATAGCTCATAGAAAACCTGTCAGAATTCATTATAACTCTCTTGACCTGCACATTTTATTCTAAGTTTTCCTTCTGTCCCACCACCATTCCTTTCTTCTTCAAAGGATGCAACACAAACCAATACAGATTTTCTGGTAGTTTTCTCTCCCTTTGAGGAAACTTTTTTGGGGTAATACAGAAATCAACAGTCAGGTAAATGCTGAATTAAGGCACGACATTCAGCAAACAACAAAGTCAGGCTCTTTCAACACCCAACATTGTTCCAGTTCTTCCAGACCATTCACGTACAAACCAGGAAAGATGGCCAATAACAACTTGGTTATACATGTATTCCCctattgttttaattttggagGTAAGTAGTCTGAAAAGTGATTCTGCTGCTGACGTAAGACTCCTTTTGTTGACTTCTAATGCTAACAGTGCATCTAGCCGCCTGGAAGATGACAAAAATTCTGTcttattttgcatgaaaacatatcTTTGGTGTCACACCCGCACATGTGCAGCATGGTATAAACTGGTTGGTCTCCTGTAGACCAGCTGCATGCAGTGGTTTCTAAACACTATTATTCACCTGTGCAGAAATGCAGCAAAGGAATCAGATTCATTCTTACCTACTTTGCACTAGCTTCTGCTGGCATGAAGCACTGGAACCATATAAATAAAACACCGTTATCCCTGATGTTGAAAAGTGTAAGGGATTTGGAAATTGTGCTGTCCTACTGCATACTGGACGTGAACAGAACAGGCTGAGGATGCACCAAACCAGTGAATACTCATGCCACCTTTTACCAGCGGAGCCATAAGGAGAGGAGACAGCTGAAAGCAGAAGTCCTTAATGGAGCAGAGGAGACGTCAGTGGTGCAAAGATGAAACAGTTTGCTCTGCCTGGAGCCAAGTGACATGACTGTGTACAATAAATAAGACCATATCAGAATGCGTGTTACTGAACAAAGTAGCCACCAGCATCGAAGAGGATTCCCAACGCAGAGATATGAACTGAAACCTAGTCTCATTGGAATCAAGGAAAAATCTACCAACCTCAAGTGACTGCAGATCAATCCCCAAGAAAGAAACCGTGTGGAAACTTAAGTGAcagaaacagcataaaaatatgtATCACACACATAAAAACAGCATCGCAGAGAGAAATGGTTAAAGCTGTTTCACACAAACCAGAAATTTCCACTAAGCCTCATGGACTACGTAGCAAATTGAATAATGCTGAAGCTGCTCAGCAAACAACTCAGAACAATTATTGCTCGGAAACTGAAATGAATGTAGGTCAATTAAGGGGACTGAAAAAGTGATTGTGAACCCATTTTGGAGACATTTTGCTCCGTTTCCCTAACAGCTTATTCCTGCAGAGCGAGAACTTCTCATTTTAAGAATATTAttgggaggagaagcagaaagtATGCTTTGATTTTagacttttattttccaaattatgGAAGAATCGATCTTTTCTATCTTACTAAAACTGATTTTATCACTATCTCAACTCTACAGACCATTCTgttctcctcctctgcctcccagcTGCACACAAATCACCAGTTCTCTACTAACTCCGAGGGAAAGCTGTGTTGGAAACGCAAAAAGGGATGTCCTGGTGTTCTCCCTCTTTCTTATCATGTGCTTTCCCCTGGGAGACACTGGATGTGATGGAGAAAGTCAAATGAAGTCAGAAGACCTTCTGAGTCAAAACCAGCAActgaaatggatttttctttacGCTCGTAAGATACAATGGAAAATAAACCTTGTGAACAGGTGGTACAGACCCCAACCAAAACTCATGCATGTAACATGCAATGACCTCAGCTGCCCTTCCAGTTGGCCAGCAAAAGACCTCGCCATCCCCTCCCGCTGAACCGAAGTGGGCTCTGCCTTGACCAGGCAGAAACCTGGGCTCAGTGCTAACCTTCAACAGGCTGGCAGTTGCCTTCACCCCCCGTCGCCTGCTCGAAGCGCCCCCGGCCCCCACTGCCATTTTCTCCTGACCTTTAGCGACAGACCGAGCGCTGGAGGGCTGCCTGGGGCTGCCGCTGCCCGCCAACCCTCCCTGGGACTGTCTGACGCTCACGGGTCGGCTCGCAGGCCGAAGCGGGGCAATTTCTCCGGGCAGCCCCGCTCCTCGGCCGTGCGAGGGGCTGAGGGCTGAGCCTGACCTCGGCCCACGCCCGCTCCCCACGCGGGCGGTGGGGCGGCCGCGGGCAGGCACCGGCACCGCTCTGCAACGCTGCTGAtgcgccccggcccccccgcccccagcggCACCTCCCCGCCTGCCCCGGCGGGGCACCCCgggcccgcgccgcccgccgTCCCCCCTACCCCCTCCCGGCCCGGGCGGCCGCCGGCGCCGCAAGTTTCTCCAGAgccgcccgcgccccccgcggggccgggccgggccgggcaggacagggccgggcagggcggcgCGGAGCCCCCCCAGAGCCGGGGCCGCTGCCCCCACTCACCGGAGGTCAGCTGCATCCAGGCACAGATCTTGTAGACGGTGGCTGTGTTGCAGAAGAAGAAGAGGATGAAGCAGACGATGCAGGCGATGATGAGCATCATCGAGAGCCCGATGAAGAAGGAAGCAGCTTTGAAGGCTCCCGAGGGCAGGCTGGAGAAGTCCGTGAAGCTGCCCCGGCAGGTGAGTTCCCGGCTGAAGCCGTTGCCGATGCAGTAGTGGAAGAGCCCGAAGTAGCCCGCCTGCGGGGTGTCCACGCCGTCCCCGATCCAGTAGGGCTGGATGAAGCACACCACGTTGACGATGGCAAAGCAGATGGTGAAGATGGCCCAGAGCACGCCGATGGCCCGCGAGTTCCGCACGTAGTTGGTGTGGTAGATCTTGGCCGCCTCCTGAGCCGGGAGCATCCCCGCTGCTGCCGCTCCTGACGAGCCTGCTCCTGTCGCCGCCGTCCCTGCAGCCGCTCCGGGCATCCTCGCCGAGAAgatcccccctccccttcctcctcctcctcctcctcctcctcctcctcctcctctctcctcctcctccctgctcgcTCCGCTCGACGCGacgcgctccgccgccgccgctgcgtgCGAGAGCCGGCGAGCCCCTCCGCCGGGCTTCAGCGGCTCcgcgccagcagcagcagcagcagcagcggcggcggcagcaccaACACGGGCCGCCGCCGCCTATCGGGGCGcagcgccgccggccgccgcgcaccgcccgccccgcagcccgccctcccgccgccgcccgcggctcCTCGCCGCGCCGGGCGCCAGCCGCCACAGCGCCCGCCGCGGGTccggcggcgccccgccgcccTGCGCAAccgccggcgggcgggggcaCCGGTGAGGCGCCGGCCCTGAGGAGAGGCGGTGGCGAGGGCGGGGGCCGAGGGGCCGCTGGCGCCCTGTCGGCGGGCGGCAGGCGCAAGGGCGGGAAGGGCgagcccggcgggcggcggcggcgctgcggccGCGGCCTCCCCTCGGCCCCTCCGCCGGCGGGCTCCCGGCGCGCCTCGCCCGGGCGGGGTGGCGGCTGCCTGGCTGAGCTGCGCGTCCCGGGAGACACGTGCGGGCAACggattttaaagtttaaaacgTGTGTGTGTGGTTTCTCCGTTCCCTCACAAAACACTGGTCCGTCTTCTGCCGGGGGCCGTAGCTGCCGAATCCCCCCCGGGTGGTGGGGTGAGCAGCGGCCTCCTGTCCCGGCACGGGTGGAGCCCGGCGGCGCTTGTCTCCCGCCCGAAGCAAACCAACGCTGGGGCCAAGTCTTGAGCCTGGGGAGCGCGGAGATCATCAGGGGCTGCTCCTCACCTCCGGAGGTGGGATGGCGGCCGTGCAGAAGACCACCGCCGTGAGCACCGAGCGGCCGCGGTGGCGGCTCTCGGCGTGGCCGGTGAGGTGGCACcgctggagcagagcagctccgCTCCCGTCAAGTGACTTTGGCCTGGCGCTCTGTGCGTCGAGCGTGTTGGCATGCAGCAGTGATTAGCATATATTAATGAGCAATTAGCATCTGGTAATAATCATTCCTATGCCGGTGACACTTGGATTTGCAGTCCCCGACCCAGGCGTTGAGCCGGAGTTAACAGCAGCAATTGCCGGCACACACACAGCGCCCTGAGGGTTGGCCTGTCCCGGCCGCGCTCGCAGCCGGAGCCGAGGGCGAGCGGCCGCGCCAGCCATGGCAAGCTGCCGCGCGGTGCCGGCAGAGGGCCGCACTCAATTAAATATTAGCACTCATCAGCGCCCGGGAGGAGGGAGACTTGCGTGGAAATTACTCCTGGCGTTTGTTAAAAATTTTTCATCCGTTTCAGACAAAGTTTGATTTCTGCCCTGTGACCGCCACAAACCAGGCGCAGCCCAATGCAGCGAGCATGCCAGCCCTTCCCAAGTTTGCTGCAGAGGGGCTAAGGAAGGGGCAGAACCTCTGACAGGTTTTCAGGCTCCCACATTCGCGTCGGGGACAGAGTCAGAGCTTTGAAAGCTGTTGCCGAAGGGTGGGAGCACAAGGGCAGCTGCCTCCATGCAGTCACGCCAGTACTGCCCTGCACGCAGGAGCGCTCCCCTCTGAGAGGGCACACACACGGCGTGGGCAGTGTGGACCCCAAACACTCATACTTGGCCCACTTCCTTAGGGAGGTGGGTCCAAGCATGCAAACTACATCTAAAATGCCTGGAGATTCAGTTCTCGCCGAATGTGCTTTGTCCAACGCTGACAGAGGTGCCCGCGTACGCTCCGCTGCCTCATCGTGCTCCTACTGCAGTTGCTGCACGTGACCAGACTGCTCATATGCCGCCTTCAGAGAGCAACTGAACTTGTTACAGCCTCGAGCGGCAGGAGGAGTGATGGTCTTTCCCTTCAGTGCTCCGTCCtgttttctccaggctgaagctAGCTGGGCCCAGGGCTTGGTGTAGGACGCCTGTCTTCCCTGTCCTCTGAGGGGCCATCAAGTTGGGAGGTGAAGACAATACGAGCCAGACATAGAAGGCAGGAGGAGGCCTGAACTGGCCTGAGACAAACAGTGTAGGGATGGAGGTCAGAGTGAGGATTGGGCAAGAAGTTctgagagatgaaaaagaaaggtTGTGGGGAAGGGGTCTGGGCCAAAAGGGAGGTTTGGGGATAGTGGGCCTGTGAATGTGCACATGAGGAAGGTGAAACCTGGAATTGGTATGGCAGGAAGAAGAGATGCAGACCTGGCAAGGACCCAGGAGAGGAGAAATGAGGTGCTCTGCAAAAGAAATGGGCCAAGGGAGCTGAGGAGGCCAAAATACTGAGATTGGAGGAGAAGCTGGGGAAGGAGTCAGACTGGGGTAGGGAAATACAGCAGCCAGTCTGGGCAAGAAAGAAAAGGCCAGAAGCAGGGGAAGAAACTAGGATTCTGCTGACAAGCTAAGTAAAATGAGCGTGGGAAAGAAGACACGGTTGCCTGTGTCTAGGCAGTGACTGGTTCAGTTGTCCTAGGATGTCCTCTCTGGCCTCTGGCACTGAAAGGGCACAGATTTCACATGGACTCTTAAGTGATACCCACTAGTCCTTCAGTTTAGTGCATTGAAAATGGGAAAGTGGTACTAGAAGTCTATTTT
This genomic window contains:
- the LHFPL3 gene encoding LHFPL tetraspan subfamily member 3 protein isoform X2, with protein sequence MPGAAAGTAATGAGSSGAAAAGMLPAQEAAKIYHTNYVRNSRAIGVLWAIFTICFAIVNVVCFIQPYWIGDGVDTPQAGYFGLFHYCIGNGFSRELTCRGSFTDFSSLPSGAFKAASFFIGLSMMLIIACIVCFILFFFCNTATVYKICAWMQLTSAACLVLGCMIFPDGWDSDEVKRMCGEKTDKYTLGACSVRWAYILAIIGILDALILSFLAFVLGNRQDSLLAEELKLENKDDGNA
- the LHFPL3 gene encoding LHFPL tetraspan subfamily member 3 protein isoform X1 — encoded protein: MPGAAAGTAATGAGSSGAAAAGMLPAQEAAKIYHTNYVRNSRAIGVLWAIFTICFAIVNVVCFIQPYWIGDGVDTPQAGYFGLFHYCIGNGFSRELTCRGSFTDFSSLPSGAFKAASFFIGLSMMLIIACIVCFILFFFCNTATVYKICAWMQLTSAACLVLGCMIFPDGWDSDEVKRMCGEKTDKYTLGACSVRWAYILAIIGILDALILSFLAFVLGNRQDSLLAEELKLENKVLLSQSSLE